The Brassica rapa cultivar Chiifu-401-42 chromosome A10, CAAS_Brap_v3.01, whole genome shotgun sequence genome segment CCTTTCCTTAGATGCGTACATTAGAGGTCTCCGGAGCTTCGGTAGATGACATTAGGACGTTCGAGTATACATGCTTAGGAGAAGTGAGGATTCTAGGAGCATTGAAACATGACTGCATCGTGGAGTTATACGGACACGAGATATCTTCCAAGTGGATAACTTCTGAAAATGGAAACGAACATCGACGCATATTGCAATCTTCTATTCTCATGGAATACATTGAAGGAGGATCTCTAAAGGTATACCTTCTTCTTTTACTCTGCATCATCAATGAAAACCTTCTCTTCATTGTTTTACTTCTCTTCAGGGTCACATTGAGAAGCTTTCTGAAGATGGTAAACATCATGTACCAATGGATCTAGCCTTGTCTATCGCAAGAGATATCTCAGGAGCTTTAATGGAGCTTCATTCCAAGGATATAATCCACCGTGACATAAAAAGCGAAAACGTTCTGATCGATCTTGACAACCAAAAAGCAAACGGAGAAGAACCTATTGTGAAGCTCTGTGATTTCGATAGAGCTGTTCCTCTTAGGTCTCACTTGCACGGTTGCTGCATTGCTCACGTCGGAATCCCGCCTGCTAACGTCTGCGTCGGTACGCCGCGGTGGATGTCCCCTGAGGTCTTCAGAGCAATGCACGAACAGAACTTCTATGGGCTTGTACGTTTCTCCAACATTACTTTGTTCATCagagtttctcttttttttttgtcttcttgGTTATGAGTTtgcttgtgttttttttttcaggaagTGGATATATGGTCATTCGGGTGCCTAATCTTCGAGCTACTGACACTACAAATCCCATATTTCGAGTTATCCGAGCTTCAGATTCATGAATCTCTACAGGTTTGTTTGTCCCACTTATTTTTATTACCATTTACACTTGCTTGAGATATGACAaccaatgttcaaaaaatcgtTAGGCTGTAGTTAGGTGAAATTAATGATTAGACTGGCGCCTAGATCGATTTTTTGAACGCCTAAACcgatttataaaaaattgttttagaaaTCATTTCGTTTAGTTCTGATTTGcctgctagaccaaaatttagAACACTGATGACAACTAACAAGTTTATTTACTTTTACTTTTTAACCAGAAGGGCAAAAGGCCAAAATTACCGGAGGAGCTAGAGACATTGATCTCTGAAACAGAGGAAGATGACGAATCAGCCAAAAAGCTGCGTGAAGAGTATGACTTAGCCGAATCTGACTTGGACACAATGAGGTTTCTTATCGACGTGTTTCGCCTTTGCACGGAGGAGTCTCCTTTAGACCGTTTAAACGCTGGAGACCTCCATGAAATGATTCTTTCATGGACAAAAAGCAAGTCTCCTACAGGTACTACTTCCACTTCTTGAAAACAAGCTCAAGCCTTTGAAGCTTGAAAGAGAGAAGATAGTCTTTGTAAGTTGTGGTTTCGTTAGGCTTTAGGGATTATTTATGAGACAAAGATTTGGTCTCATATAGAGGGTCTAAGGGCTCGTAAGCTTATGGGAATCAGAGAACTAATAGATCGTTAAATTATTTCTCGTAACTTGTTTGTTTCTTCATCTTGTAACCTTCAGTGTATCATGTAGACACCATTGTATCATTCTTTCAGGTTTTTATTTAAACAAAGAGCATATGAACCAAAACAGAATTGATGCGACAACATTTAAATGTCCTTTTGTAAGATAAGTATTAGTGtatactatgtttttttttcttggcaaACATTCTCTGACAACCGTTTAATCACATTATTAAACCTGCTCCATTTACACAATAACATGGATAATGACCTCAACTTTGAATATTGATTCGGGTCTATGTTGATTGACCCTTGATTGAAAAAAAGAATAGGGTGGAAGTGAAAGTGGAATTACAGTTAACAAAGGTAGACGAGTAtacaagtaaataaataaaaagattgatAGATAGAAATTGAGATATACATGCAACGTGAATCATATTACATAACAAGAGAAGGTTCGAAGCTATCGAGATTCGGAGGAAGATGACACTAGAGATACTCTCGGAACCTGAACAGGAAACTCATGAATCTCATCGATCCATGGATTAGTCTTCTCCTCCTTGGACGGATCAATACTTCTCAAAGCTCTCCAAACCGCACTATTACACTTAAAACCTGACCCAAAAGCAATCTGCCAAGTCCTATCTCCTCTCTTGATCCTCCCTTTAGCTTCACTATACGCAAGCTCATACCACAACGAGCTACTCGAAGTGTTCCCAAACCTGTTCAGAGTCATCCTCGAAGGCTCCATATGCCACTCAGAAAGATCCAGATTCTTCTCAATCTCATCAAGCACTGCTCTGCCTCCCGCGTGGATGCAGAAATGCTCGAAAGCTAGCTTGAAGTCAGGAATATaaggttttattttcttgaccTTAAACACTTTTCGAGCCACGAGCGTCATGAAAAAGAGAAGTTGTTCGGACATAGGCAGGACAAGCGGTCCAAGCGTGGTGATGTTCGTTTTGAGAGCTTCTCCGGCGATAGCCATTAGGTTTTTGGAGAGTGACACACCTATTTTGTTGTTGTCGTTGTTGTCTTCGCGTTGGTAAACGCAGTTAAAGGCGTTGTCGTCTGCTCCTTTGTGAGTGCGGACAGTGTGAATTAACTGATACTTTGAGCGGCGGCGGTCGGAGGAGCGGTTAGAGAGGAGAACGGCGGCGCCGCCCATTCGGAAAATGCAGTTTGAGAGAAGCATTGATCGGTCGTTGCCTAAGTACCAGTTTAGGGTTATGTTCTCTGTGCTCACTACTAGTGCATATGAGTTTGCTTGAACCTGCATGAAATTAAAGTTTGGGAATTAGGacatgcatgtatatatatgtgtaagcATAACAAATAATTTGGAAGTACTTTCTGTAAATGTATGTCAATATAGTTTggatttttgattaaattaaacGAATATTTTTGGCATACTTTGTTACTTTCCAATCGGGTTTCACAGTTTTGCTATTTATCAATgttaatagaaaataaataaaaataatttgaaaatatatataatgaaacGCGTAAAATACATGCATGTCACCATATGTGAGACCTTACGTGTATTTATATTTAGTGAAACTTATACTCCTAAAAAAACTTGCTGTGTGAAGTTGTTCAACAAACCTTTCCTCGATTAAACATAGCTAAGCAAGACACGTCAcctataaattttgtttaaactAAGGTTAATAGGTACGAGAATATTTCCCTTAACTAAAGGCTTAAACTATTCTGTttccaaaatattaattaacttaTCTTACGTTAAATTGGTCTTACATATGATTTTCACGTTCTCTTTTCACGTTCTCTTCTcttttacataattatataatgaAATGTTAATGATTGAAGAAAAGAATATATGTACTTCCAAGAAAGGATTAGCCAATTTAGTCttattaatcatttaattttttacaaaaatatcattaatcaTATATTCCCTCCGTTCCCTAAAAAAtcaatgttttagaattttcacactttttaataaaacatattaaaatttagctaTAAATGCAaagttttttgtaattttatattttctatatttttaaatcaataaaattttaagaaatgcaattaatgttcttgaattttacaattttttattattagttaacaaaaattacattgaaaatataaaatatttatttttttgaaacacaagtTTTTTTAAGAATATAGATTTTTGAAGAACGGAGGAAGTAAATGGTATCTCAAAAAACTTTCATATGATTTTTCTTTGCGGCAGCCTTTTTATGTTATTACtagtacaaataaaaaatcatgataattaatattgttgtataTATTCCGACAGGTTCTACAGCTATGCAAATTCAACCGTTACATGCGACACTTTGGACTGACCGTAGGTCCGTAACATATATATACTCTAGTGTTTTGTAACTATCATATGTACACACACGCCCATTGGTTCATATACTGAATACAAAATCAAAATGTACTTGTTATTAATGTAACCTGTAGTTTTTCAATTTTCGCAACTACCACCTATCTAGAGACAAAAGAAAGCCTGGCACAAACTTCATAAATGTGCACGTGCTCACAATCAAAGCTAGAGTTTTACTTTTACCATTGTTTCAAATAAAATCAGcaaccaaaaaattatatagataatGACAAGACGTGAAGAAAACTAGAAAAGTCCCAACCAACCTCTCCACCCAAAACGTAATTTGTTTTTCTCATGAAATTCTTATTTCTTGTCAAATGGTCCTATTGAAAGCAAAGCTGATTATATAGTAGTACtaaatgaccaaaaaaaatccATAATCTATAATTAATGGAGGGAATTTGATAAATAATTACCTGAAGAAGCTGTTTTGCGAGATCAATGGAGATAAGACCAGCACTACAACCCATACCACCAAGATTATAGCTCAAGATGTTTCCTCTAAGCTTATATTTATTCACGATCATAGCCGACAAAGAGGGCGTCGGATTAAACAAGCTACAATTCACCACAAGTATCCCAATATCCTTAGGCTTAACTCCAGTTTTCTCAAGCACTGCGTCTATGGCTCCAAACATAACCGTCTCCGCTTCTTTCCTCGCTTCCGACATACATGGATTCGGCGGGACACGTAAGAGAGCCTCGGGAAAGTAAGTCTTCTGTCCTAAACCGGAACGTTCGAGGATCTTTTGTTGGAAAGCGAGGTTGTCTTCTGTGAAGATACCAACACGTTGAGACCGGTCCATGAATGTTTCTCGTGTGCATATTAGAGAAGGGTCGGGTTTGTAGCAAGCGAAGTCGAGGAGGAATACTTTGCGAGGACGGGTTGTGAAGTAGAGAGTTGTTAGAAAGATAAGAAGAGTAGCGAAGAGAGTGGACGGGAGGAGGTGGAAATGGAGGAGGTGGTTACATAAGAGAGTGAGATCGGAGAGTTTGAAGGAGGAGGAGGTTGCAGCAAAGAGGACGGGGAGGAGGATGATGTAGACGGCATTAGAGATTAAGTAGTGGTAACCAAGTTTAACGTATTTGAGACGTACCGATAAGAGGAAGTTTGGGAGTTTTTGGTTTGTTACATCAACGGTGGTAACTGGTGAATTGTTATTGTTTGCACTTTGAATGTGATTCTCATTCATGGTATCTAGGTCTTTTGGCTTACgaccaacaaaaaaagaagaagagattaaGTGTTTAATGTAGAGAAAGAGATAACTTATGGCCTAAAAAGTTGGAAGAATTATTGAGAATTTATAGGCAAAGATTTAGAAAGAGAACGAGGCAATTTAATAAATGTAAGTATGGTACATAGTTCCTATGGTTATTGTTGTGGAGGTGAACGAACTATCAACTATGCATTGACTCGGTTCTGACCGAAACCGATCAAacattgttatttatatatgaatatacatatttgacggttttatttcattttggaTGATACTTTCATATTTTAATACTGAAACTTATAAAGCAAGATACATTCTAAAAACGATCTGAATTTTCTGTATGAGATTCTCAAATTCATAGATTGTGTATAACGTTGAACTTATATGTATTCCTCTTTCCATTACATCAATTAGTTTATGATTTACAAGGAATAGTATAATACTTTTTGTCCTATGATAAACAAATTTTCACCATGTGTGTTATATTATCCTCCAAATTTACAGGGAGAATTTTTTTGAATAGTTCAGGGTTTAGGGATCGTTTATATTAGAAGGTACAACTAACTCCAACCAACGCTTGATGGTTCAACAATGGCGATTTAATGGAATTGAATTTGCCAGATGGGGCAATAGGGAATGAATGGGTGAGGGTGTAATTTACTGATACACCCTTGAGCTGACTGATTTATTTGGTATTTTGCTACTGCTTTGTTTTAGGAACTAGGGGACGTTCTGGGTCCACTTTGTTAACGATGGCGTAGGatttaaattatgtttatgGATcagttattaaaataatattgtatatGGTAATGGATATATTTTTTGACGAATagtatttagtaaaaaaatatattataatgtaTGAGTATACGTGAGGAAAAGAGTTGTTGAACTACGCAGGATGAAATGTGTGGATTATTTCTAATGTAAGTACAAATATTGTGTTGGTGAAGTGGTATTTCTTACGTGAGTATTCTCACACGTGTTACATTTCCCACCTCTTATTACTGAGTTAAAAATCAGGAGGGTATTTTGATTTTGTTAGTTCTTGGACCAAATGGATTTCGTAGATAGTCGTCGTGGAGTTCTTTGGTGAGAAAAAAAAGATGCAACGGAGCTTTAACTTCACTGGTGTCGTCTCGTGGTTTGCATCTAAGAATATATACATCTTTCAACGATTCATATGATGACACATGCATAATGGATATGTGAATTCGTGAATAAAACGACCAGTCGAACAAtaatctttccatttttaaGCTAGATTTTGATCAGGTTGACTAAAAGCCAAACATGTTGTGGACACTTGCACACCAACACCAAATGACTGagtatttgtattttttgataaaacagtATCTGCTACATTACCACGTTTCTTTGCTGTTTCTAACTTcgatattttaaacaaaaattagcTTGTTGTttcattctttttctttttttgctggaaaaatcaagggtgtttttcaaaaccaaccca includes the following:
- the LOC103844277 gene encoding 3-ketoacyl-CoA synthase 2, which encodes MNENHIQSANNNNSPVTTVDVTNQKLPNFLLSVRLKYVKLGYHYLISNAVYIILLPVLFAATSSSFKLSDLTLLCNHLLHFHLLPSTLFATLLIFLTTLYFTTRPRKVFLLDFACYKPDPSLICTRETFMDRSQRVGIFTEDNLAFQQKILERSGLGQKTYFPEALLRVPPNPCMSEARKEAETVMFGAIDAVLEKTGVKPKDIGILVVNCSLFNPTPSLSAMIVNKYKLRGNILSYNLGGMGCSAGLISIDLAKQLLQVQANSYALVVSTENITLNWYLGNDRSMLLSNCIFRMGGAAVLLSNRSSDRRRSKYQLIHTVRTHKGADDNAFNCVYQREDNNDNNKIGVSLSKNLMAIAGEALKTNITTLGPLVLPMSEQLLFFMTLVARKVFKVKKIKPYIPDFKLAFEHFCIHAGGRAVLDEIEKNLDLSEWHMEPSRMTLNRFGNTSSSSLWYELAYSEAKGRIKRGDRTWQIAFGSGFKCNSAVWRALRSIDPSKEEKTNPWIDEIHEFPVQVPRVSLVSSSSESR